The Alistipes megaguti sequence GAATGGTCACGGGGAGCGACTGCATGATCCCCTCGTTGCGCTGCTCCGCGAGCAGGGCGTGGCGCACGGTGTAGATCCCCACGTCGGGGCCGATGTAAACGTGGTTGCCGATCGTCACGGGTGCCTCGTCGAGGATCGTCAGGTTGAAGTTTCCCACGAAGTGGTCGCCCACGGAGATCTGCTCCCCGAAGTCGCAGTGGAACGGGCTGTGGAGCGTGATGTTGCGGCCGACGCGGCCGAAGAGCCGGCGGATGATCGCCTCGCGCTCCTCACGCCGCGAAGGCGGCAGTCGGTTGAGCCGGAAGCAGAGCTCTTCGGCCCGGAGCAGTGCCTCGCCGATGCGGGGTGTCACGGCGTGGAGCCACCGCCCCGCGCGCATCATTTCGAGATCGTTCATGCTATTGTTTTTCGGTGAAATGTTCGTAAATACGTTTCGAAATGGCCGCAATCACGGCAGCGTTCTTCGCATCGTCGGCCGGGGAGTCGGTGACCAACACCGTCACGCAGTAGTGGCGGCCGTCGGGCAGTACGACATAGCCGGCGTCGTTATCGGCGATGCGGAGACCCTCCGGCGTGCGGTCCGACGAGCCGGTCTTATGCCCGAGGACGGCCCCTTCGGGAAGCCCTGCACGGAGTTTGTCCGTGCCGGTAATTGCACCCTCCAGTAGCCGTTGCAGCAGGGTTTCGTGCTCCGGTGTTAGCAGACCGCCCTCGAGCAAGCGGGCAAAGAGTGCGCAGACGGCCGAAGGACGTGCGACGTTGATCCGCTGATTGGCAGGATCGAGGTGCATCGTGCGCTCCGTGGCGGCGATCCGGAATCCCTCGATTCCGGCCTTCTCGCACACGTAGCGCTCCACGGCATTGGGGCCTCCAACGTATTCCAACAGACGGTCGCAGGCGATATTGTCGCTCAGGGACGTGCTGTATCGCAACAATTCGCCGAGCGTAACCCGTCCGCCCGTCGCCGGCAGGGAGTCACGCAGCGGGCTGTAGGTGTCGGGATCGAGCCATTCGGGGCCTACCTCGACGGGCGTCGTGAGCGGAGTCCCCTCTGCGTCGGCCTTGTCCAGCACGGCCAGGGCCACCGGAAACTTGAAGACACTCAACAGCGGCAGCGGCACATCCTGCCGGGAGATGGTCTCCCCGTCGGGAGTACGGATGGCGATACCGATTCGGGCCTCGGGGAGCGATGCCGCGAGTTGTTCCAGATCTTGTTCGAGGGTGCGGGTTCGGGAGCCGCAGGCCGTCAGCAGCAGCCCTGCGCAAAAAAGAAGGAGTCGCATCATGGGGAGGGAGGCATAAAAAATACACCTCAGAAAGATTCCGAGGTGTATTTTTACGGTCATATCCGTTCGTTACTCCGAAACGATAGCCTCGCTCGGGCAAACGCCTGCGCACGTGCCGCAGTCGATGCACTTGTCGGGATCGATGACATAGATGTCGCCGGCCGAGATGGCCTCTACCGGGCATTCGCCGATGCAGGTCCCGCATGCTACGCAGGAATCAGTAATCTTGTAAGCCATTTTTTTTCGTGTTTGTGGTTAATGTGTGTAGTGCAAATATAGAAACTTATTTGATAAAATCAAACTATTTGATCATATCGAAGCCCGTGTAGGGAACCAGCACCTCCGGGATACGGATGCCTTCGGGAGTCTGGAAGTCCTCGAGCATTGCGGCGACGATACGCGGCAGGGCCAGCGACGAACCGTTGAGCGTGTGGGCCAGGTGGATCTTCTTCTCGGCGTCGCGGTAGCGCAGCTTCAGACGGTTGGCCTGGAACGACTCGAAGTTCGAAACGGAAGAAACCTCCAGCCACCGCTTCTGTGCCTCGGAGTAGACCTCGAAATCGTAGGTCAGCGCCGAGGTGAAGGACATGTCACCGCCGCACAGCCGTACGATGCGGTACGGAAGACCCAGCGACTTGACCAGCGACTCGACATGAGCCACCATGCCGTCCAGCGCCTCATACGATACGTCGGGCAGCGACAGCTGGACGATCTCCACCTTGTCGAACTGGTGCAGACGGTTCAGACCGCGCACATCCTTGCCGTAGGAACCGGCCTCGCGGCGGAAGCAGGGGGTATAGGCCGTCATCTTGACGGGGAAGTCCTTCTCGTCGAGGATCACGTCGCGGTAGATGTTCGTCACGGGTACCTCGGCCGTCGGCACGAGGTAGTAGTTGTCGACCGTGGCGTGGTACATCTGACCCTCCTTGTCGGGCAGCTGGCCCGTGCCGAAGCCCGAGGCCTCGTTGACCATCACCGGAGGCTCGACCTCCAGATAGCCGGCGCGGGTGTTGCAGTCGAGGAAGTAGTTGATCAGCGCACGCTGCAGGCGGGCTCCCTTGCCCTTGTAGACGGGGAAACCGGCACCGGTGAGCTTGACGCCCAGATCGAAGTCGATGATGTCGTATTTCTTGGCCAGCTCCCAGTGGGGCAGCGGGTTTTCGGGCAGTTTGGTGTAGCTCTCGACGAGTTTCACGACCAGATTGTCAGCAGCCGTCTTGCCTTCGGGGACGATGTCGGCCGGGAAGTTGGGCAGCGTGACGAGCGTGGCCTGCAGCTCCTGCTGCACGTCGTTCGACTCGGCCTGCAGCCGGGCCGACTTCTCCTTGAGGTCCGTAACGAAGTGTTTGCGCTCCTCGGCCTCGTCGCGGCGGCCCTGGCCCATCAGGGCGCCGATCTCCTTGGCGGCCTTGTTCTGTACGGCCAGCGTATTGTCGAGTTCCAGCTGGATGGCCTTGCGGCGGTCGTCGAGCGTAAGGATCTTGTCGATGACGGGGGCGGCGTCGACGCCTTTCTTGGCGAGTTTGCGGACGGCGGCATCCCGGTCATCCCGGATTTGCTTGATCGTAAGCATGATATCGGATGTTTTTGTGTGTTTTCGCGTTACGCAGGGCAAAATTACAAAAAATGCGGAAAAGTGTATCTTTTTCCGCGGGAAAAACACCCCGGGGTTGTCCGTGCGGCGAAATTTCGTATTTTTGTGCAAAATTCCATCGCTTTGAGAACTGTCGAACTGCTGGCTCCGGCCCGCGATTACGCGTCGGCCGTTGTGGCCGTCGATGCCGGAGCCGATGCCGTCTATATCGGAGGCGCCCGCTTCGGGGCCCGGCAGGCCGCCGGTAACTCCGCCCGCGAGATCGCCCGCGTGGTCGAATATGCCCACCGGTACGGCGTGCGGGTCCATGCCACGCTCAATACGCTGCTGTGGGACGACGAACTCCCGGAGGCCGAACGTACGGCCCGCGAACTCATCGATGCCGGGGTCGATGCCCTCATCGTGCAGGACATGGCCCTGCGGCGCATGGATCTGCCTGTCGAGCTGCATGCCTCGACCCAGGTCTCGAACCGTACGCCCGAAGGGGCCCGCTTTCTGGCCGAGGCGGGCTTCGCACGCGTGATTCTCGAGAGAGCCCTCTCGCTGGAGGAGATCCGCGCCATCTGTGCCGCCACGCCGGCCGAGGTGGAGGTCTTCGTCCACGGCGCCATCTGTGTCGGTTACAGCGGCCGCTGTTTCCTCTCGCGGGCCATGTCGGGCCGCAGCGGCAACCGCGGCGCCTGCAGCCAGCCCTGCCGCCTCCCGTGGGACCTCGTCGACGGCCGCGGCCGACGGATCATCACCGGCAAGCATCTGCTCTCGGTGCGCGACCTGAACCTCTCGCACCGTTTGGGCGAACTGGTCGACGCCGGCGTCACGTCGTTCAAGATTGAGGGGCGGCTGAAGGATGCCGGGTATATCCGCAACGTGGTGGCCTGGTACCGCCGGGCGTTGGACGAGGTGCTGGCCGCACGGCCTGCGCTGCGGCGCGCCTCGGTGGGGGAGAGTGTGCCCGATTTCGAACCCGACCCGGCAAAGAGCTTTACGCGCGGCGAATCCGAATATTTCTTCGACGGCAAGCGGGCCGGTGTGGCCTCGTTCGATACGCCAAAGGCCGTCGGCGAGCGTATCGGGCGTGTAGCGCAGGTCTCGGGCGGAAGCTTCCGGATCGATGGCGATGCTGATCTGGCTCCGGGTGACGGCATCTGCCTCATTACGCCGCGTGGCGTCGTCGGGACGAACATCAACGCCGTCGAGGGGCGCCGCATTACCCCCAACCGCATCGAAGGAATCACGCCCGGCGCGGAGCTCTACCGCAACTACGACCGGCGTTTTTCGCTGGCCTTGGAGCGCAGCCGCATGCGGCGGGTCATTCCGACGCGGGCCCTGGTCGAAGCCTCGGCCCAAGGGGTGATCGTCACCTGCACCGATTGCGAGGGGCTGGAGGCGTCAGCCCGGCGTGATGTGCCGCTTGAGCGGGCCAAGAACCCCGAGGCCAATGCCGCGACGCTGCGCGCACAGGCGATGAAGTCGGGCGACACGATCTTCGCCGTGCGCGAGGTGGAGGTGCGGGGCGGCGAGTGGTTCGTCCCCGCGTCGCTGGCTGCCGAGCTGCGGCGCGAAGCGTTGGCCGGGTTGTTGCGGCAGCGCGAGGAGCGGCCGCTCGAACACCGCATCCTCCCCGAAAATCGGGCGGCGCGCTACCCGTCGGAGCGGCTCGGTGCCGACGAAAACGTAACGAATCATCTGGCCGAGGCCTTCTACCGCGACCACGGGGTGTGCGAGATCGAACGGCCGCTGGAACTGGCTCCGTCGCTCGAGGGGTGCACCGTCATGCGCTCGGCCTACTGCATCCGCCGCGAGATCGGCGAGTGCCTGCGCGAAGGGTCGCGCCTGCGCGGTGATCTCTATCTGGAGCACGGTGCGGACCGTTTCCGGCTCGGGTTCGATTGCAAGGCGTGCGAAATGACGCTGGTGGAGTGCCCGCGGCGCCGGATGGACAAGGAGAAAAAACATTAGAGATATGCAGCAGCAACTGACCCCCGATTTTGCGGATTACGAACTCATTGATACGGGCGATTTCGAAAAGCTCGAACGTTTCGGCCGTTTCGTCACGCGGCGTCCCGAACCGCAGGCCATCTGGCGGCGTTCGCTCCCCGAGGCGGAGTGGCGGCGCTTGGCCGATGCCTCGTTCCGGCGCGACCTGCGCAACGATGAACGCGGCGAGTGGCAGCTCGATCCGAAGATGTCCGACCGCTGGACGATCGCTTATGCCTACCGCGGAATGAAACTCCGCATGCGGCTGGCCCTTACGTCGTTCAAGCATGTCGGGATCTTCCCCGAGCAGGCCGCCAATTGGATTTTCATCTACGAGAACGTGCTGCGTCTGTGCGGTGCGGAGGCCGCCGCCGGACACGCCGCCGGACATGCTGCCGTCGGACACGCCGCTGCCGGACACGCTGCCGGACACGCTGCCGCCGGATATGTCGCTGCGGAATCGGCCGTCCGGAATGCGTCGGTCGCCGAGACCCTTCCGACTGCCGCACCCCGTGTACTGAACCTCTTTGCCTACACGGGCGGTGCGACGCTTGCCGCCCGGGTCGCCGGAGCCGAGGTGACGCACGTCGATTCGGTGCGGCCCGTCGTGACGTGGGCCCGCGAGAACATGGAGCTGAGCGGTCTGGACGGTGTGCGTTGGATCGTCGAGGATGCGCTGAAGTTCGTGCGCCGCGAGGTGCGCCGCGGAAACCGTTACGCCGGCATCATTCTCGATCCGCCGGCCTATGGACGCGGTGCCAACGGCGAAAAGTGGGTCCTCGAGGAGAACATCGGCGAGATGCTCGACTGCTGTGCGCAGCTGCTCGAGCCGCGCGGGGCCTTCCTGGTGCTGAACCTCTACTCGATGGGACTGTCGTCGACGCTGGCCCGCACGGCCGTCAGACAGGCCTTCGGCGCTCCCGAGGAGGAGCAATGGGGCGAATTGTGCTTCACGGACCGTGCCGGCAAGGAGCTCCCGCTGGGGACCTATTACCGCTTCAGACGCTGATCCGATTCTGAATCGCACGGCCCGTTGCCTGTTCCATCGCCTGCACGGCTGCTCCGGGTCGGAAAGAGAGGTGGCAAAGAGCGTGTGGCCGGTAAGAGAGGGGCAAAGAGGGAGGCAAAGAGAGAGTCCGGAAAGAGGGGTGGCCAACAGTGAGAGAACAGAGCGGGGCTGGCAGAGCGGGGCTGGCAGAGAGAGGTCCGACAGCGTAAGCATACAACAGAAGGAGAGAAAGAAAATAGGGGGGGGGAGAAGAGATACGAGAGGGGGATGGACAACCGTAGAAAGGATGAGAAGAGGAGAGGAGAAGAGAGAGAATGCAGCAGGTGGGCTTCCGCCTGTTGATCAATGATTAGATGAAAACAAAAATTCGGAAGATATGAGTATTCTTGCTGTCATTTTCGGTCTTTTGAGCGGTTCGCTGCTCTCGGTGCTGGTGGGCATCATCGGCAGCCGGCGCCGCATCGGTTTCGGCTGGGCCTTTCTGTTGAGTCTGATCTTCACGCCGCTCGTGGGGCTGATCATCGCGTTGCTGACCGACCCGCTGCCCGATTGCGAACGGCGCTGGGGCTGCATCGGAACCGCCGTTGCACTGCTCGGAATCCTCTGTTTGATTGTCTTTCTGATGTTGCTGCTTACGGGCGGAGCCATGGCCCTCGCCTTGTGAGAAAACACGCGGAGCGTGTTTTGACGGTGTTGCGGGCTGTGCGGATGACCGATGCCGCCTGTTTCACGCGATGGTTCATGTGCGAGGTCGGCCTCTGCCTCTCGGTGTCCCCGCAGCAGGGGCCCGAATAGCCCACGTCGGTTCCCGGATCGGATCCGGCCGGACTGCGTTACGCGCCTGCAGGATTGGAAAACCTTATGTTCATAAGATAAAAGTGGATAAACGTAAATTGAATCTCTGGACCGATCGGGTCTTGTTCCCCGCGCTGGTCGGATTGTGCGGGTCCGGTATCGGACTCCACCGGTTCGAACATGCCGGCGCTCCCGAAATCCGGCACGTCTGGAAGCTGGTGCATATCATCCTTTCGCTGCTGTTCCTGGTCCTTGTCGGACTCCACGTCTACGGGCATTGGGCCTGGTACCGTTCGCTGGCTACGGCGGGCTGCAAGGGGTTGCGTCGGTGGATGGTGTTGCTGCTTGCGGTGGCCTTTCTGGTGGTGGCCGTAATGGGAATTGTCAAGTGGCTGTTCGGCGCCCACATCGGATTTTACCACTATGTGGGTGGTCTCGCGCTCGGGGTGCTGGCGTTGCTGCATATCATCAGACGATGGAGGCAGCTGTTCGGCCGCGGTCGGAACTCCGCAACCGGAAAGGGACGCTGACATCCGGCGTGTCGGCAACCGTGTCTGTGCGGGTGCAGGGGTTTTCTCCTCCGCACCCGCTCTGTTTTTTCACCCTCCCCTGGCCGGGGCTAAAGGCCGAAGACGTAGTAGATCAGGATACCGGCCGCGGCCGAGAGGATGATCAGCAGGATGGGGTTCACCTTGCGCCACGATCCGACGAAGACGCCTCCGAAGAGCACCCAGCTCCAGGCGTCGATGAAGTTCTGCTCGTCGGGCTCCGAACTGTGGGGGAAGATCAGCAGCAGGGCTGCGGCCGCGATCATGCCGATCACCACGGGGCGCATCCCCCGCATGGCCCCTTCTACCAGCCGGTTGTTCTTGAGCTTCAGGAAGAACCGCGCCACGAGGATCATCAGCGTCAGCGACGGCAGACAGACGGCCAGCGTGGCGATGGCCGAGCCCAGGATGCCGCACCAGACATGACCCGTCTCCAGCCCCACGGTGTAACCCACGTAGGTGGCCGAGTTGATGGCGATCGGGCCGGGGGTGATCTGCGAGATGGCCACGATGTCGGCAAACTGCGCGTTGGTGAGCCACTGGTGCTGCACGACCACCTCGTTCTGGATGAGCGAGAGCATGGCGTAGCCGCCGCCGAATCCGAAGAATCCGATCTTGAGGTACGAGACGAAGAGTTGCCAGAGAAGAATCATTCCGCAGTGAGTGAGGGAAGTGTGACATCCGTGATTACCAGCTGTCCATTGCGCAGCAGGGCGCGGACCGGAATGACGACGCAGCGGTTTTCGTATGTGGCCAGATAGGCGATGGCATACCATTCACCCTCGACGTGTTCGACCCGGATCGTCGGCAGCGACCGCTTGTTGAAGTCCTGGGCCCGCAGCAGCGGATCCCCGTCCGTTTCGGCGGCAGCCTTTTCCACCTTCCGACGGGTGGCCTTGTCCAGGGGCAGGGCGGGCTTCTCCGGATGCTCGTTGTAGCTGGCCGCGATCCAGCCGGCGTATGCCCGGTAAAAGCGTTCCAGCGCCTGCCGGACCTTCTCCGTGGAGGAGCCGGTGCCGGCCATGAGCTTTTTTGTAGAGGCGGCAGCGGTGGTCCGGGCCGTCGAGAACCCTGCCGTCAGCAGCGCAAGGAGCAGAAGCCCCAGAGACAAACTGTATTTCATGTTTTTTGTCGGATTCATGCTTCGGGATTCTTTTTGTGTCGGGCGATCTTCGGGGCGACGGCCAGCTCCCAGGCGATGCCGCCGGCCGCACCGGCCACCAGTACCCAGATTGGGGACCA is a genomic window containing:
- a CDS encoding DUF362 domain-containing protein: MAYKITDSCVACGTCIGECPVEAISAGDIYVIDPDKCIDCGTCAGVCPSEAIVSE
- the serS gene encoding serine--tRNA ligase codes for the protein MLTIKQIRDDRDAAVRKLAKKGVDAAPVIDKILTLDDRRKAIQLELDNTLAVQNKAAKEIGALMGQGRRDEAEERKHFVTDLKEKSARLQAESNDVQQELQATLVTLPNFPADIVPEGKTAADNLVVKLVESYTKLPENPLPHWELAKKYDIIDFDLGVKLTGAGFPVYKGKGARLQRALINYFLDCNTRAGYLEVEPPVMVNEASGFGTGQLPDKEGQMYHATVDNYYLVPTAEVPVTNIYRDVILDEKDFPVKMTAYTPCFRREAGSYGKDVRGLNRLHQFDKVEIVQLSLPDVSYEALDGMVAHVESLVKSLGLPYRIVRLCGGDMSFTSALTYDFEVYSEAQKRWLEVSSVSNFESFQANRLKLRYRDAEKKIHLAHTLNGSSLALPRIVAAMLEDFQTPEGIRIPEVLVPYTGFDMIK
- a CDS encoding U32 family peptidase, whose amino-acid sequence is MRTVELLAPARDYASAVVAVDAGADAVYIGGARFGARQAAGNSAREIARVVEYAHRYGVRVHATLNTLLWDDELPEAERTARELIDAGVDALIVQDMALRRMDLPVELHASTQVSNRTPEGARFLAEAGFARVILERALSLEEIRAICAATPAEVEVFVHGAICVGYSGRCFLSRAMSGRSGNRGACSQPCRLPWDLVDGRGRRIITGKHLLSVRDLNLSHRLGELVDAGVTSFKIEGRLKDAGYIRNVVAWYRRALDEVLAARPALRRASVGESVPDFEPDPAKSFTRGESEYFFDGKRAGVASFDTPKAVGERIGRVAQVSGGSFRIDGDADLAPGDGICLITPRGVVGTNINAVEGRRITPNRIEGITPGAELYRNYDRRFSLALERSRMRRVIPTRALVEASAQGVIVTCTDCEGLEASARRDVPLERAKNPEANAATLRAQAMKSGDTIFAVREVEVRGGEWFVPASLAAELRREALAGLLRQREERPLEHRILPENRAARYPSERLGADENVTNHLAEAFYRDHGVCEIERPLELAPSLEGCTVMRSAYCIRREIGECLREGSRLRGDLYLEHGADRFRLGFDCKACEMTLVECPRRRMDKEKKH
- a CDS encoding chromate transporter, with the translated sequence MLLWQLFVSYLKIGFFGFGGGYAMLSLIQNEVVVQHQWLTNAQFADIVAISQITPGPIAINSATYVGYTVGLETGHVWCGILGSAIATLAVCLPSLTLMILVARFFLKLKNNRLVEGAMRGMRPVVIGMIAAAALLLIFPHSSEPDEQNFIDAWSWVLFGGVFVGSWRKVNPILLIILSAAAGILIYYVFGL
- a CDS encoding class I SAM-dependent methyltransferase, with translation MQQQLTPDFADYELIDTGDFEKLERFGRFVTRRPEPQAIWRRSLPEAEWRRLADASFRRDLRNDERGEWQLDPKMSDRWTIAYAYRGMKLRMRLALTSFKHVGIFPEQAANWIFIYENVLRLCGAEAAAGHAAGHAAVGHAAAGHAAGHAAAGYVAAESAVRNASVAETLPTAAPRVLNLFAYTGGATLAARVAGAEVTHVDSVRPVVTWARENMELSGLDGVRWIVEDALKFVRREVRRGNRYAGIILDPPAYGRGANGEKWVLEENIGEMLDCCAQLLEPRGAFLVLNLYSMGLSSTLARTAVRQAFGAPEEEQWGELCFTDRAGKELPLGTYYRFRR
- the bla gene encoding class A beta-lactamase; the encoded protein is MMRLLLFCAGLLLTACGSRTRTLEQDLEQLAASLPEARIGIAIRTPDGETISRQDVPLPLLSVFKFPVALAVLDKADAEGTPLTTPVEVGPEWLDPDTYSPLRDSLPATGGRVTLGELLRYSTSLSDNIACDRLLEYVGGPNAVERYVCEKAGIEGFRIAATERTMHLDPANQRINVARPSAVCALFARLLEGGLLTPEHETLLQRLLEGAITGTDKLRAGLPEGAVLGHKTGSSDRTPEGLRIADNDAGYVVLPDGRHYCVTVLVTDSPADDAKNAAVIAAISKRIYEHFTEKQ
- a CDS encoding sugar O-acetyltransferase, which translates into the protein MNDLEMMRAGRWLHAVTPRIGEALLRAEELCFRLNRLPPSRREEREAIIRRLFGRVGRNITLHSPFHCDFGEQISVGDHFVGNFNLTILDEAPVTIGNHVYIGPDVGIYTVRHALLAEQRNEGIMQSLPVTIHDDVWIGGHATLLPGVTIGQGAVIGAGSVVTHDIPPQVVAAGNPCRVLHPVTEADRIPESETD
- a CDS encoding DUF4405 domain-containing protein, which encodes MDKRKLNLWTDRVLFPALVGLCGSGIGLHRFEHAGAPEIRHVWKLVHIILSLLFLVLVGLHVYGHWAWYRSLATAGCKGLRRWMVLLLAVAFLVVAVMGIVKWLFGAHIGFYHYVGGLALGVLALLHIIRRWRQLFGRGRNSATGKGR